The following are encoded together in the Pleurocapsa sp. FMAR1 genome:
- a CDS encoding type II toxin-antitoxin system YhaV family toxin translates to MKINGWTILFHPVFNRQWQQLLNSVKSLRSRLSQSDFVRHPQVKLFKAFTVGIKEKIPTDPLASYFALKKPLDKYSRLKKMGLPSRYRLFFKVFPQQQVIIILWLGFPRKEERSPRMVQHQKAFPCARKRGIRKIVIVYSPTQWLVKRK, encoded by the coding sequence ATGAAGATTAATGGGTGGACTATCTTGTTTCATCCTGTATTCAATCGGCAGTGGCAGCAATTACTCAATTCGGTAAAGTCTCTACGCTCACGTCTGTCTCAATCAGATTTTGTTCGGCATCCCCAGGTTAAATTGTTTAAAGCTTTTACTGTTGGGATTAAAGAAAAAATACCGACTGACCCTCTGGCTTCATACTTTGCTTTGAAAAAACCCTTAGATAAGTATAGTCGTCTTAAAAAAATGGGACTGCCTAGTCGTTACCGACTCTTCTTTAAAGTATTTCCCCAGCAACAGGTAATAATTATTCTTTGGCTAGGATTTCCCAGGAAAGAAGAGCGATCCCCGCGCATGGTTCAACATCAAAAAGCATTTCCTTGCGCGAGGAAAAGGGGGATAAGAAAGATTGTTATCGTGTATTCGCCAACGCAGTGGTTGGTCAAGCGGAAATAA